A region of the Leopardus geoffroyi isolate Oge1 chromosome C2, O.geoffroyi_Oge1_pat1.0, whole genome shotgun sequence genome:
acctgagctgaagttgctgaaattggatgcttaaccaaccgagctacccaggcgcgcCTCAACAGTCTTTAAAgggtatttgtatgtgtgtgtgttgttctgTTTGAACTAAATGAATACCTGGAGttgataaaaatttattgaggaaTGGCTCTTGGGGTAAAATTATCAGAATATCATATGCATGGGTATTTGGATTCATAGGAACTCTACAACCTAGAATGTTGAGGTTCTGAATTGGGCAGCATTAAGTTCCAATGAAATCCCCTATGTAGTATTTAGTAAGCTAGTCAATGTAATTAGTCAAGCTTATTTTAATAGTCATATTTCCAAACCTACACTTTGCTACCCTCCACAGAGCCTTGTTACATATATCGTTGGAATCATGTGCTCAGATGATTGGATAATTGATGGAAACTTTCTCGACAGATTTGTAATTGGCTCAAGACAATTCCTGggtgacaaaaaacaaacatggttTCCCAATAAAACTGGAGTCTATAATAATTGTTTCATTTAAGATAGATGCTATAGCTGTGAAAAGATCAAGTCCTCTCATTATCAACTGACAGGAGGGACTTATACATGctagatattaaataaatatttattgcatgaatCACAAAATTCATTACATGCCCTGGCCCTTCCTTGTCAGTATATAAAGGTTCCAGGGTAGTAGGTGACATTCAAACTTTGGAAGCACTCTTTCCCTCAACAGAAACCTCACCCTCTGCCACCATGTGTTACAACTATTATGGAAACTCTTACGGGGGCTGTGGATATGGCTCTGGCTGTGGCTGTGGATATGGCTCTGGTTGTGGCTATGGATATGGCTCTGGCTGTGGATATGGTTCCAGATATGGCTGTGGCTATGGCTGTGGATATGGTTGTGGATATGGctctggctgtggctgtggctatGGCTGTGGATATGGTTGTGGATATGGctctggctgtggctgtggctatGGTTCCAGATATGGCTGTGGCTATGGAAGTGGCTGCTGTACCTGCCGACCATTTTGCTACAGAAAATGCTGTTCTTCTTGCTGCTAGAACATCGTCCTAGAATATTGTATGCCtctgaagaaatatttcaagattAACATTTTTCCCTAAAAGATGCTTCATTTTATTATCTCTACATGCAAGTAAGAATTGGATACCACCTGTGTTTACTTCAGAGAACCTGTTATTGAGGAATTATGAATGTTTCCATTATGTTACATGAAAACAGAAGATTTGATTCTGGTTATgttcaaaatttaaattcttggTTATCCTGTTCTATGGTTTTGTATTGTCCATGAGCATAAAAACTCCATATGTGggataaaagtatattttttcaaTACATAAATTTCACTTGTTCCTGAAAGTTATTGAGTCCTTTGAGCCAGATTCGTCACCGACGTTAGTATCTGTGGCTTCCCTGGAAGGTTGGGTAACCACTGTGTAAGCTGAACCTTCTGTTTGATTTTGCTGTTAacataaaattgctttaaaatgtaaagtccaggggtgtctggctggctcagttggttggcatatgactcttgaccttggggtggtgagttccagccccatgctgggcatggagccaccttagaaaaatataaaataaaatgtaaagtccaattaaaaaaacaatatggtGCTGTTTCAGATAGGAAGATCAGGTTAAAAGTCTGAAGAAGTGACAAGTAGGCTGATATTTGGCATATGGACAGATGCTAGAATAAGGGGAAGAATgttggaggcaggagggagaacaGGCGCAAAGCTCTCAGCAGATGGGAGGTTAGTGTGCTTAGGGACTGTAAGGAGGTCTGGGGACAGGAGAGCAGAAACCATCTAGACTGGAGAGGTGAGTAGAGGCCAGGTCACGCAAAGCCTTGTGTTATAAGGTGTTAAGATTTGCTTGGATTTTGTTTTAAGATACTTATTGGTTTATCCAGCCATTTGTTCTTGTCTTTGCAACTTCTTTCcattctgtcttttttccatctttcataTCAAATCTAAACACAAATTCACACCATTTCCGTGTTTCCGCGTGTGTGGATTGGACTATGGAAGATTGGAAGAAAGGTAACTTGTTTGGAGCATGTTGGAATAATTGAAGGGGGTGTAGTGTCTGGTCTGGACTTGGAAATTTGTAAGGGCAGCTCAGAGacgggagaaagggaggaagaggctATGAGAGGGGGTACTTACAAGTGTGTACCTCATAGCACTTTGTGTTGACACCACCATTTTcttcccatattttaaaatatttgttacatggAAGAGAGACTAATATTGGTTTCCTGGTTCCGGGGACCAGAATTAGATGAACATGTATGGAATTAAAAGGAGGCTAACATCTTAATatgtgacatttttaaaacataacagaCAAAAATGGATTTTGGTGTCAGAGAGGTTATTCAGCTCTGAGGGTGTCTGGGTATGGGCTACGTTACTACTTACTCTGGTttttacagagaaattaaaacacacaggAGCCAGTTAGATCTGTCTGACTCTGAACACCTCAtcctattctaatttttaaaaagtgttgatCCTATAATATAAACAATGCCTGCAAGGCATAGAATCAGAGTCACTGAAAAAAGTGGTAATGTTCTTAACAATGATAGGaaagaagtgaaatgaaaaactttttatAGAT
Encoded here:
- the LOC123610655 gene encoding keratin-associated protein 21-1-like, with translation MCYNYYGNSYGGCGYGSGCGCGYGSGCGYGYGSGCGYGSRYGCGYGCGYGCGYGSGCGCGYGCGYGCGYGSGCGCGYGSRYGCGYGSGCCTCRPFCYRKCCSSCC